Proteins from a single region of Amycolatopsis sp. CA-230715:
- a CDS encoding histone-like nucleoid-structuring protein Lsr2, whose product MAQKVHVEVLDDIDGTEASQTIPFGLDGVSYEIDLSDDNAAALRAEFEPYVMAGRRTGGRKVRLATGQSASVTGTSAAPSATDRERNRQIRAWAQDNGYDVAERGRLSSEIIEAYETAQQVPKSEPIAKSSRKRAPRKKKVA is encoded by the coding sequence ATGGCTCAAAAGGTCCACGTCGAGGTTCTTGATGACATCGACGGCACCGAGGCGTCTCAGACCATCCCGTTCGGTCTCGACGGCGTTTCCTACGAAATCGACTTGTCCGACGACAACGCCGCTGCGCTCCGCGCCGAGTTCGAGCCCTACGTCATGGCTGGCCGTCGCACCGGCGGCCGCAAAGTCCGGCTCGCGACAGGACAGTCGGCGTCGGTTACCGGTACATCCGCGGCGCCGTCGGCGACCGATCGGGAACGCAATCGCCAGATCCGTGCTTGGGCTCAGGATAATGGCTACGACGTCGCCGAGCGTGGCCGCCTGTCCTCCGAGATCATCGAGGCCTACGAGACTGCTCAGCAGGTACCCAAGTCGGAGCCGATCGCGAAGTCCTCGCGTAAGCGCGCACCCCGCAAGAAAAAGGTCGCTTGA